Proteins encoded within one genomic window of Sphaerotilus montanus:
- a CDS encoding preprotein translocase subunit SecA → MTPTAVLPRPGPLLGAYPLRGPSPPAAWAGWWSRTAAPPLVNRVAAIRAQQARWAALSELEFRAHLRRLRARLARDGFGGAQRVRALGCVAAAAQRALGRNPYDTQLLCAEALLDDHLAEMATGEGKTLAAALAAAVAALAGVPVHVMTANDYLAARDAAQLGLLYGVLGLRTGVVLGSTAPEARRAAYACDLTYATAREIAFDHLRDRVHLQAQGSELQRCAARLAGDAPPPLLLRGLCMAIVDEADSLMIDEATMPLVLAETQDDPGHRAACFQALMLARRLTPGEDLHLDAEQLAVHWTEAGTERLEPLADSLGGAWLNRRHRQDLVGAALVALHGLVPDRHYLVREGRVELLDAVTGRAAPGRVWARGLQTLVELKEGCPVTPPTRTSAQTSYQRFFLGYLRLSGISGTLAECRAELRAVYGRQIVAVPLRRPGLRQLAPPRLFATGQARAEAIPARVQALVAQGRPVLVGVNTVAEAQALSARLNVAGIDHQVLDARHDADEAAVVAMAGQAGTVTVATRMAGRGTDIELGAGVAERGGLHVLCCQDNASARLDRQCIGRAARQGDPGSAEVWHALDASIWQSGGASVGLLRRRQQEGPGALAVPAVVVQAWNRQLQGTHQKQGMRLRRRLLEQDRTWQTQLDFTHLHA, encoded by the coding sequence ATGACGCCCACCGCCGTCCTGCCCCGGCCCGGGCCGCTGCTCGGGGCCTATCCGCTGCGCGGCCCGTCGCCGCCGGCCGCGTGGGCCGGCTGGTGGAGCCGCACCGCTGCGCCGCCGCTGGTGAACCGGGTGGCCGCGATCCGGGCCCAGCAGGCGCGCTGGGCGGCGCTGAGCGAGCTGGAGTTCCGCGCCCACCTGCGCCGCCTGCGCGCCCGGCTGGCGCGCGACGGCTTCGGCGGTGCGCAGCGGGTGCGTGCGCTGGGCTGCGTGGCGGCGGCGGCGCAGCGGGCGCTCGGCCGCAATCCCTACGACACCCAGCTGCTCTGCGCCGAGGCCCTGCTCGACGACCACCTCGCCGAGATGGCCACCGGCGAGGGCAAGACGCTGGCTGCCGCGCTGGCCGCCGCGGTGGCCGCACTCGCCGGCGTGCCCGTGCACGTGATGACCGCCAACGACTACCTCGCCGCCCGCGACGCCGCGCAGCTCGGTCTGCTCTACGGCGTGCTCGGGCTGCGCACCGGCGTCGTGCTCGGCAGCACCGCGCCGGAGGCCCGCCGCGCCGCTTACGCCTGCGACCTGACCTACGCCACCGCCCGCGAGATCGCCTTCGACCACCTGCGCGACCGCGTCCACCTCCAGGCGCAGGGCAGCGAGCTGCAGCGCTGCGCCGCCCGGCTGGCAGGCGATGCGCCACCACCGCTGCTGCTGCGCGGGCTGTGCATGGCCATCGTCGACGAGGCCGACAGCCTCATGATCGACGAGGCGACGATGCCGCTGGTGCTCGCCGAGACGCAGGACGACCCGGGCCACCGCGCCGCCTGCTTCCAGGCGCTGATGCTGGCGCGCCGGCTGACCCCGGGCGAGGACCTGCATCTGGACGCCGAGCAGCTCGCCGTCCACTGGACCGAGGCCGGCACCGAGCGGCTGGAGCCACTCGCCGACAGCCTCGGCGGCGCCTGGCTGAACCGCCGGCACCGGCAGGACCTGGTCGGCGCCGCGCTCGTGGCGCTGCACGGGCTGGTGCCGGACCGCCACTACCTCGTGCGCGAGGGCCGGGTCGAGCTGCTGGACGCCGTGACCGGCCGCGCCGCGCCGGGCCGTGTCTGGGCCCGCGGGCTGCAGACCCTGGTCGAGCTGAAGGAGGGCTGTCCCGTGACGCCGCCGACCCGCACCAGCGCGCAGACCAGCTACCAGCGCTTCTTCCTTGGCTACCTGCGGCTGTCGGGCATCAGCGGCACGCTGGCCGAGTGCCGGGCGGAGCTGCGCGCGGTCTACGGCCGGCAGATCGTCGCGGTGCCGCTGCGGCGGCCGGGGCTGCGGCAACTGGCGCCGCCGCGGCTGTTCGCGACCGGGCAGGCGCGGGCCGAGGCGATTCCCGCGCGGGTGCAGGCGCTGGTCGCGCAGGGCCGGCCCGTGCTGGTCGGCGTCAACACCGTGGCCGAGGCGCAGGCGCTGTCCGCGCGCCTGAACGTGGCGGGCATTGACCACCAGGTGCTCGATGCGCGCCACGACGCCGACGAGGCCGCCGTCGTCGCGATGGCCGGGCAGGCCGGCACCGTGACGGTGGCGACCCGCATGGCCGGACGCGGCACCGACATCGAACTCGGCGCCGGGGTGGCCGAGCGCGGCGGGCTGCACGTGCTCTGCTGCCAGGACAACGCCTCGGCGCGGCTGGACCGGCAGTGCATCGGCCGCGCCGCGCGCCAGGGCGATCCGGGCAGCGCCGAGGTCTGGCATGCGCTGGATGCCTCGATCTGGCAAAGCGGCGGGGCTTCAGTCGGCCTGCTGCGGCGCCGACAACAGGAGGGGCCGGGCGCCCTGGCCGTGCCCGCGGTGGTCGTGCAGGCATGGAACCGGCAGCTGCAGGGCACGCACCAGAAACAGGGCATGCGGCTGCGACGCCGCTTGCTGGAGCAGGACAGGACATGGCAGACACAACTCGACTTCACGCACCTGCACGCCTGA
- a CDS encoding efflux RND transporter periplasmic adaptor subunit, with amino-acid sequence MGARAISAVLATAALLALPGRAGAAPPAPAPGAVMLPVSPAASAPAPAAPRAARPTLGCLISPERVADVGSPVVGVVSEIPVDNGTLVQAGQPLVVLRSDVEQAGLHAAQARSAIEADVYAAKANLMLAHQRHARAVELLGEGFVSAQAVEQARTERDVADQKLQQARGQQEVSQQELRVVQAQLGQRTVRSPFRGVVVERFVNAGERVEDKPLLRLAMLDPLRVEIVMPASRWGSVAVNHTLSVVPELPGAVSMPAKVTHVDKIIDAASNTFRVRLALPNPGNRLPAGARCKVDEPGLSATSLSTRGSL; translated from the coding sequence ATGGGCGCGCGTGCGATCTCCGCCGTGCTGGCCACGGCCGCGCTGCTGGCCCTGCCCGGTCGGGCCGGTGCCGCACCACCAGCACCGGCACCAGGCGCCGTCATGCTGCCGGTCTCGCCGGCCGCATCGGCCCCCGCGCCGGCCGCGCCCCGCGCGGCCAGACCCACGCTCGGCTGCCTGATCAGCCCGGAGCGGGTGGCCGATGTCGGCTCGCCGGTGGTGGGCGTGGTGTCGGAGATCCCGGTGGACAACGGCACCCTCGTGCAGGCCGGACAGCCGCTGGTGGTGCTGCGCTCGGATGTCGAGCAGGCCGGGCTGCACGCCGCCCAGGCCCGCAGTGCCATCGAGGCCGATGTCTACGCGGCCAAGGCCAATCTGATGCTCGCCCACCAGCGCCACGCCCGCGCGGTCGAGCTGCTGGGCGAGGGCTTCGTTTCCGCGCAGGCGGTGGAGCAGGCGCGCACCGAGCGCGACGTGGCCGACCAGAAGCTGCAGCAGGCCCGCGGCCAGCAGGAGGTCAGCCAGCAGGAGCTGCGCGTCGTGCAGGCCCAGCTCGGCCAGCGCACCGTGCGCAGCCCCTTCCGCGGCGTGGTGGTCGAGCGCTTTGTCAACGCTGGCGAGCGGGTCGAGGACAAGCCGCTGCTGCGGCTGGCGATGCTTGATCCGCTGCGGGTCGAGATCGTGATGCCGGCCAGTCGCTGGGGCAGCGTCGCCGTGAACCACACGCTGTCGGTGGTGCCGGAGCTGCCCGGGGCGGTGTCGATGCCGGCGAAGGTCACCCACGTCGACAAGATCATCGACGCGGCCAGCAACACCTTCCGGGTGCGGCTGGCTCTGCCCAATCCGGGCAACCGCTTGCCGGCCGGAGCGCGGTGCAAGGTGGATGAGCCGGGTCTGTCCGCCACTTCGCTGTCCACGCGCGGCAGCCTCTGA